From Strigops habroptila isolate Jane chromosome 1, bStrHab1.2.pri, whole genome shotgun sequence, a single genomic window includes:
- the POMGNT2 gene encoding protein O-linked-mannose beta-1,4-N-acetylglucosaminyltransferase 2 — MNIAAVFNALLVSVLAAVLWKYLKLREHVFMVEEELVLTRQSQELSQVQIDYHAALQALVEDGTRMVCTGRMHTDRICRFESLCYSTEAEEFIYFHSNSSVMLPNLGSRRFQPALLDLSSVEDHNTQYFNFVELPAAALKFMPKPVFVPDVALIANRFNPDNLMHVFHDDLLPIYYTMQQFSDLDLEARLFFMEGWSEGVHFDLYKLLSNKQPLLREQLKTLGRLLCFTKSYVGLSKITTWYQYGFVQPQGPKANILVSGNEIRQFTKFMMQKLNVTMEESSSEEYIVVFSRTINRLILNEAELILALAQEFQMKTITVSLEEHSFSDIVRLISNASMLVSMHGAQLVMSLFLPRGATVVELFPYAINPEHYTPYKTLATLPGMDLQYIAWQNTDREGTVTYPDRPWDQGGIAHLDKAEQERIIKNTEVPRHLCCRNPEWLFRAYQDTKVNIPSLVHVIRQTVKSKPGPKKQKWSGSLYPGKVRDAKCQASVQGTSEAKLAVSWRIPWNLKYLKVREVKYEVWIQEQGENTYMPYILSHQNHTFSENIKPFTIYLVWIRCIFNKNLLGPFADVLLCST; from the coding sequence ATGAACATAGCAGCTGTGTTTAATGCCCTGCTCGTGTCTGTCCTCGCTGCCGTGCTGTGGAAATACTTGAAACTGCGAGAGCATGTCTTCATGGTCGAAGAGGAGCTGGTTCTCACACGTCAGTCTCAGGAACTCTCTCAGGTGCAGATTGACTAccatgcagctctgcaggcactgGTGGAGGACGGTACCAGGATGGTGTGCACTGGCAGGATGCACACTGACCGCATCTGCCGCTTTGAGTCCCTCTGCTATTCTACCGAGGCTGAGGAGTTTATCTACTTTCATAGCAACTCCTCGGTCATGCTGCCCAACCTGGGCTCCCGGAGGTTCCAGCCGGCTCTGCTCGACCTCTCCTCAGTGGAAGATCACAACACCCAGTATTTCAACTTTGTGGAGCTGCCAGCTGCTGCGCTGAAATTTATGCCAAAGCCAGTCTTCGTGCCTGATGTGGCGCTTATTGCTAACAGGTTCAACCCAGACAACCTGATGCACGTCTTTCATGACGACCTCCTCCCCATTTATTACACCATGCAGCAGTTCTCTGATTTAGATCTGGAGGCACGGCTCTTCTTTATGGAAGGGTGGAGTGAAGGTGTTCACTTTGACCTCTACAAGTTACTGAGTAACAAGCAGCCGCTCCTCAGGGAGCAGCTTAAAACCCTGGGCAGGCTCCTCTGCTTTACCAAATCATATGTGGGACTGTCCAAAATCACCACCTGGTACCAGTATGGATTTGTCCAGCCACAAGGGCCGAAGGCTAACATCTTGGTTTCTGGTAACGAGATCAGGCAGTTCACCAAATTCATGATGCAGAAGCTGAACGTCACCATGGAGGAAAGCTCCAGTGAGGAATACATTGTAGTGTTCAGTCGAACAATCAACAGGCTTATCCTAAATGAGGCAGAACTAATCCTGGCTCTTGCTCAGGAGTTTCAGATGAAAACCATTACTGTCTCTCTGGAAGAGCATTCGTTTTCTGACATCGTCCGGTTGATCAGCAATGCGTCCATGCTGGTCAGTATGCATGGGGCCCAATTAGTCATGTCTCTCTTCCTGCCAAGAGGTGCCACAGTGGTGGAGCTCTTTCCTTATGCTATCAACCCTGAACACTATACCCCTTACAAAACCCTGGCAACCCTTCCTGGCATGGACCTTCAGTACATTGCCTGGCAGAACACTGACAGGGAAGGCACCGTTACCTACCCGGACAGACCTTGGGACCAGGGTGGGATTGCTCATCTGGACAAAGCTGAGCAAGAGCGCATCATTAAGAACACAGAGGTGCCACGGCACCTCTGCTGCCGCAACCCTGAGTGGCTGTTCCGTGCCTACCAGGACACAAAGGTGAACATCCCTTCTCTCGTCCACGTGATCAGGCAGACTGTGAAGTCTAAGCCTGGACCCAAGAAGCAGAAATGGTCTGGTAGCCTCTACCCTGGCAAAGTGAGGGATGCCAAGTGTCAAGCCTCTGTACAGGGCACGAGCGAAGCTAAACTTGCCGTGTCCTGGCGGATCCCCTGGAACCTGAAGTATCTCAAGGTCAGAGAAGTGAAATATGAAGTGTGGATACAAGAGCAAGGGGAAAACACTTACATGCCTTATATATTGTCTCATCAGAATCATACCTTCTCAGAAAACATCAAACCCTTCACAATATACCTGGTGTGGATACGCTGCATCTTCAACAAAAATCTTCTGGGACCTTTTGCAGATGTGCTCTTGTGCAGTACATAA